One window of the Macaca thibetana thibetana isolate TM-01 chromosome 1, ASM2454274v1, whole genome shotgun sequence genome contains the following:
- the MRPS15 gene encoding 28S ribosomal protein S15, mitochondrial gives MLRVAWRALSLIRTQAPVLGLPGGGSARFPFNQRGLQPRSLLLQAARGYVIQHPAQPGQNDDPPPSTLLKDYQNVPGIEKVDDVVKRLLSLEMANKKEMLKMKREQLMKKIDANPEDTRSLEARIVALSVKIRSYEEHMQKHRKDKAHKRYLLMSIDQRKKMLKNLRNTNYDVFEKICRELGIEYTFPPLYYRRAHRRFVTKKALCIRVFQETQKLKKEKRALKAAAAAQKQAKQRSPDSPANTGPETLKDSQ, from the exons ATGCTCAGGGTCGCGTGGAGGGCGCTGAGTTTGATTCGGACCCAGGCGCCAGTCCTCGGGCTGCCGGGCGGTGGAAGCGCCAGGTTTCCTTTCAACCAGCGGGGCCTGCAGCCTCGAA GTCTCCTCCTCCAGGCCGCGCGCGGATATGTCATCCAGCACCCAG cccagcctgggcagaatGATGACCCACCTCCTTCTACACTGCTCAAAGACTACCAGAATGTCCCTGGAATTGAGAA GGTTGATGATGTCGTGAAAAGACTCTTGTCTTTGGAAATGGCCAACAAG AAGGAGATGCTAAAAATGAAGCGAGAACAGTTGATGAAGAAGATTGATGCAAACCCGGAGGACACCAGATCCCTGGAGGCTCGAA TTGTTGCCTTGTCCGTCAAGATCCGCAGTTATGAAGAACACATGCAGAAACATCGAAAG GACAAAGCCCACAAACGCTATCTGCTGATGAGCATTGACCAGAGGAAAAAGATGCTCAAAAACCTCCGTAACACCAACTATGATGTCTTTGAGAAGATCTGCAGGGAGCTGGGGATTGAGTACACCTTCCCCCCTCTGTATTACCGAAGAGCCCACCGCCGATTCGTGACCAAGAAGGCTCTGTGCATTCGG GTTTTCCAGGAGACTCAAaagctgaagaaggaaaaaagagccTTAAAGGCTGCAGCAGCAGCccaaaaacaagcaaagcagAGGAGCCCAGACAGCCCTGCCAACACTGGACCAGAGACACTCAAAGACAGCCAATAA